TTGCTATGAGGAGAAGAGCGGTGACGACAAGCGCCTCGAAGCGTCTAGAAGTTGCTCCGCCTTTAGCCTGGTCATCCGAGGGGCGACCACACTTACCTGTTTTGATAGTCATTTTAGCCGGATACCTCTCCGACACGAATGGAAAAGCGCTGATGATATAAGCTTCAGAAGTAGTGTAGTGTATGCGTGCCTGCGTTGTCAATTGAAATCCTTTACGTTACTATCCTTTGAAAGCCAGAAATTAGGAGCTGTTAGAAGGAACTTCGCCGCAGATGTGGAATAATGTTTATATAGAAATGCGGCAGGAGGGGTACCATGTCAGTACGCCATCCCGCTGTTGCTGGGATGTTCTACGAAGCCGGGCAGGCGGCATTAATAAAAGAAGTGGAATCCTGCTTCCTTGGGCCTGGGGGCCCTGGGCGATTGCCTGACGTAAAAAAGGAAGGAGCGCGCCGAATTGTTGGTTTAGTCAGCCCTCATGCCGGCTTCGTATATTCAGGCCCAGTTGCGGCACACGCCTACCTCCGACTTGCTGAAGACGGAATTCCCCCCAATATTGTGCTCATCGGTCCAAGCCATCGGCCGATAATGGCGCCAGTTGCCGTCGCCGACGATGAAGCATGGCGCACTCCACTAGGCAATGTTCCCATCAATACTACAATCGCTAGAAACATCGTTTCCGAATATCCAGCCGCCGTTCTGAATTCGCGCGCCCACCGTGCAGAACACTCAATTGAAGTTCAGCTGCCCTTTCTTCAGTACATCGCCTCCAAAACAGGCCAAGAAGTGAAAATTGTTCCACTTATCATAGGCGTCTCAATATACGATCCAAACGCTTCAGAGTTCGTGCATACCCTTGGCAAAGCACTAGTAAAAATCCTACAAGGGGAAAATGTGGTCGTGATAGCAAGCACTGATTTTTCTCACTATGAACCTCAGCAATTAGCAAAGCGAAAGGACTTGGCAGCAATTGAGCAAATCCTAGCGCTCGATGCCGACGGACTCATAAAAACAGTAAGAGAAATGGATATTTCAATGTGCGGCGTCGTTCCAACAGCAGTCACCATTGAGACTTGTAAAGGTTTAGGAGCAACATCATGCCATCAGCTGGCATATCGCACCTCTGGCGATGTAACCGGCGATTACCTTCAAGTAGTCGGATATGCTTCACTTGAGATAGGCAGGTAGGTTTAGCAATGGGCAACTGGATAGATTTGGCAACAATTATAATGCTTGCTTTGGCGGTGATAATAGAAACCAAGCGTGGTTTTGGCCGTGCCGTCTTTGACCTTGCCGCCGCTCTCGTGGCAGTACGAATCGCATATATGGTTGCTGACCCGCTTTCGGCATCAATCAAGGTTTCGGCGAATCCTGCAACAAACCAAACCATTGCATTTGTAGCGCCATTTATTGTCCTGTCAGCATTGCTTTGGTTTCTAGGTAAGCTTGTCTACGAAGCAACGCTCATATCCGCAGAGATTTTTGACCCTCTCCTCGGCGGAATTTGCGGCATATTGATTGGCATTACCATTGACCATGTGTTTGTTCGAACTATTGTGTTTGCCGCCGGTACGAAAGAGCTCCCTTCGCTCATTACAGACTCAGCCTTGGGCAGGGAATTCCTCTATTTTGACACCTATCACCGAATCGTTCAGGCGCTTTACAACTTTCATAGACCAGATTCAGCTGTTGTTCCCGAAAAATAACCTAGTATTTTTACCTGTTTTTCATTATAGGGGTTGACAAGACAGCGAAGAAGGTGTATTATGCGCTTGTAACGGAAATCCTCTGACGCGTGCACCAAGAAAAACCTGCAAGTCAAGAAAATGCGGCCGAGAACAGTCGCAACTTGCGGGAGGTCTGATCAGCTCCAAGCACAGGAAGCACTCCGCAAAACTAGCCTAGCCAAAAGCGGGAATGATGCAAACAAATATTTGCATCTCAACCGCTAACCACCAAAAGCGAGAGAAGGAGGTGAAAATCCAAAGATCGCTAAGTCAATCATAAACTAGATTGACGCACAATTGCAGCGTGAAGGAGAAAAAGATGAAGAAGATATTAGTAGCCTTAACAGTTGTTGCAATGGCGCTCGCAATCGCCCCTGCATACGCATGGGACTTAGAAGTTACCGACGGCTTTGAGTCGGGAAATCTAGCCGCATGGAACATAGGTGCTTGGGGTACGTTCAGCGTAGGCACTGCGGCCCAGGGGTATCAGGTGAGAACTGGTTATTGGTCCGCACGCCAGGGCAACTCGACCGTTGACAGAATCGGGCGCAACTTCAACAACAACAGCCAGCAGTTCTGGTTCAAGGAAGGCCAGGCAGAGGCTTGGGTCTACGATGACATGACCTTCAGCCCGAACGACGACATGCGGTTGGGCGTAGTCACCACCAAGTGCACCTCTTGGACTGCGACAAACTCACCAGCTGGCTACATCACAGGCGCAATTACCAACACCAGCACGGGTTGGGGTAGCACCGACTACTACTGCTTGATGTGGTCGTACACCTACGCCAAGCTGGACGGCGTGACTGTTCCAACATTTGCTGGCACCACGTGGACCGTTGGTTCAGCTGCTCCTAGGAGCCTAGGTTGGCACAGGTGGAGAATAACCTGGTCATTCGACTATGACGCAGGTGTAGGCACAATCAAGTGGTATGTGGACAGCACCCTTGCGCCGAAGATGACAATGACCATGAACAACACCTGCGCTCGGTGGGCTAACACAAGCACGCCAGCAACCCTAATCCTTGGCAACTGGTCAGCGGTAGCCCATGGCTACAACTACGTCGATGACGTCGTATGGCGCGGCACCTGGAACATGGTGCCTGAGCCAACAAGCTTGCTTGCGCTTGGCGCCGGCCTGTTCGGACTCGCCGGATTCATCCGACGCAGAAGGTAGCCCCAAACATAAAATCGGACGTCGGCTAACATAGTCGGCATCCGATTTTAAATCAAGAAGTTAAAAACCGCCGAGACTAAATCTCGGCGGTTTTCTTTTCACTAAGCTAGAGTAAAAAACAAACACAGCCCTAGTGTGCCATGCTCTGCTAAAATTCCTCCAAAATATATTCCACAAAAATCTTTCCATCGCTATTGCATATCTTCAGAAGCTAGTGTATAATTTGGCGGGTGATGCCGCTTGGACAGTGAGCTCGAAAAGATAGATGCCATCCGTAACAGGCTAAGGGTAAGCTATGCAGACGCACGAAAGGCACTCAATGAGGCTTCGGGCGATGTGGTAGCAGCCCTAGCCGCGCTTGAAGAAAAAAAGAAGCAAGACAGGGCAGACTTGATTGCCCTGGGCGTAGAAATGGCTGATGAGCTGCAAAAAATAACAAGCGGCGGACCGATTAGAAAGCTGAGAATCAGGTACGGCGATCGGACGCTCACCGAAATGCCAGTGGTTCTTAGCGCTGCCACTGCGGTGGCCGTCGGACTCGCCGCCCTGCTGGTCAGCAAACTGGTCATAGAGGTGGAGAAGGACCAAGGAGAGGCTGCTAGCTAATGGAATACGATCAGGACCTTGTGCCACAAAGGCATGCTCAATACGAAGGTATGTCGGACGCCGGAGTCGTCGAGCGTGCGCAGGCGGGTGAAGAGCAAGCCGCCGAGTATCTTCTCTATAAATACAGAAACCTTGTTCGCAACAAAGTGAGATCTTATTTCCTTGTGGGCGCAGAGAAAGAAGACCTTCTGCAGGTCGGGATGATTGGCCTCTGGCAAGCGGTGGTGGATTATAGAGCCGACAAAGCCATTTCATTCCCCGCATTTGCCAGAATCTGCATCCAGCGGCACATTATTACCGCCATTAAGACCGCTACGCGCCAAAAGCAAATTCCGCTGAACACCTCTCTTTCGCTCGAGTCGCCGCCCGATGAGTCGAGTTCCGAATGGACGCTTTCCGACATTCTTACTTCTGAGAATGTCGTCGACCCAGAAGAGGTGGTGCTCAGGCAGGAAGATTCGAATCAGCTGCAAGAGAGGCTTCAGCAAATGCTAAGCGACTTTGAATGGCGGGTGCTTTCTGGATATCGAGTCGGCAAGTCGTACAGGGAGATTGCGTCCGAGCTTCAGTGCAAAACAAAATCAGTGGATAATGCTCTGGCGCGCATAAAACGAAAAGTATCTAATACACCACTCGATATGCTGGTAGGTTAATCATCTTGCCCACAAGTCTGTCGTCCTCAGGCCGGGCACAAAGTTGCGGCTACCTCGCGCACTTATAAATGTCTCGGCTAAAGGAGAGATTTTTTGCCGGCGACCTACCACCGATGGCTTTTCAAATGAAGAAAAAATATTCACGAGTTCTAAGGGAATTGTGCGAAACTATCGTTATGACAGCGGTGGTGTTCGCATTCCTTGTAACATTTATAGTCCAAGGCTTCAAAGTATGTGGGCGTTGCATGGAGCCGCATCTTCGAAGTGGCGAGCGTCTTCTAGGCAACAAATTTATCTACAGGTTTGAGAAGCCTGTAAGAGGTGATATTATCGTATTCCGATTCCCGGCGGATCCTCGCAAGATATTCATCAAACGAATCATTGCTCTTCCGGGTGAAATAATTGAGATACGCTCGGGCAAGGTATTCATAAACAACAAAGAAATAAAAGAGCCGTATCTTTCATGCAATGCTCACGGCGACTTCCCGCCCCAAAAGGTGCCTGAGGGGTGCGTATTCGTGCTCGGAGACAACCGTGACGAAAGCAACGACAGCAGGTTCTGGGGCGATCTGCCCATTAAGAACATTCAGGCAAAAGCATGGCTTCGTTACTGGCCTTTGTCTAGATTACATGTTTTCAAATAATACCATTTAAAGCAAGCCAAATTGACCTTCATACGATTTCAATCACAAAAATGAATTAGGGTTGTCCTCAGGTTATATCAGATGTTAAATACTCCTTTCATAAGACTGCAACAAGAAGAACTAGAGCGGCAGATTTTATCACCCTTTGCAACGCTGAGCGCTGAATCAAAAGGACGCGCAAAGCCGGAGGAGAAATGTCCAATCCGCACAGACTTTCAGCGCGACCGTGACAGAATTATTCACTCAAAAGCCTTCCGCCGCCTGAAACACAAAACGCAAGTCTTCATCGACCCCGAAGAAGATCACTACCGCACTCGATTAACGCACACGCTTGAAGTTTCACAAATCGCACGCACCATCAGCCGAGGGCTGCGGCTAAATGAAGACCTTACCGAAGCCATCGCTCTCGGCCATGATCTTGGACACACACCATTCGGCCATGCAGGAGAAGAAGCACTTGACGAGGTATACCGCGAGTTCGTTCCTAATGCGCGTTTTCGGCATAACGAGCAAAGTTTGAGGGTCATTGATATAATCGAAAAAGACGGTTGTGGCTTAAACTTGACTGCTGAAGTTCGCGAGGGCATCGTTCAGCACTCAAAGGGAAGCGAAGACGTGGACCTTAACAGGCAAGGAAACGGCACGCTTGAAGGGCAAGTTGTACGCATTGCCGACCGAATTGCCTATATAAACCACGACATTGACGACGCCATCAGAGCTGGAATTCTCCGAGAAACTGACCTGCCAAAAGATTGCACAAAAGTTCTCGGACGGCAGCCCTCCGAGCGCATTGCGATAATGGTGATTGACCTTGTCGAGAACAGCACTGGTAAGCCAGAGCTAGGCATGAGCGACGAAGTACTTGCGGCTGCCAACAAACTAAAAGATTTCTTATTCGAACGCGTATACTATGTTGACACCCCCGTATTGCGAGAACTCAAAAAAGCGCAGAAAATTCTCAAAGAACTTTTTTACTTCTATATGGAGCATCCGGAACTTCTTCCCACCTGGTACAACGCAAAACTGCAGGATATTCCAGGAAGGGCACGCGCAGTATGCGACTTCATTGCTGGGATGACGGACAGATATGCGGAACAGAAATATGAAGAATATTTCATGCCGCACTCGAACATATTTTCAACAAAATAATGACGCTTGAAAAGCTTTGGCATTGGAAAAACCTCGGTAGCTATGTTATAATTAATTGCCAGTATGACTTCGCGCTTCTCCTCACTCCAGAGGCACGCGCGCGAGCATCGAGAGGTTCCAAATCTTCTCACGGAGGTGTATGCAATGAGTACCAGACCCTTGATAAGATGCGACTGTGGGCAACGTATAATCGCAAAAGACGTCATGCAGACGGGCTATTACTTGCGCTTGTTTGGCCCGAGTTTCGTATACGTCAAGTATAGATGCTCGCGTTGCAAGAAGCTCGGAGAACAATTCATAAAACAAGAAGAGTGGGAAGATAGCATACTGAAGGATACTCCCTGCGAGATAATGGACGACGAACGGCAAAAGTTCCAGGCAATGGGAACAATTGATATCCATGAGGCAATTGATTTTCATTTCTCATTGGAAGAGCCGGATGCCCTCGCAAAGTTAAACGAGTATTTCCGAGAACAAAATAACGAAAAAACATAGAAAGTCTGCATAAAAACCGAAATTATAAAGGGCTCGGAGGATTATCCGAGCCCTTTAAACTTTATAAAACAAGATAATCCCAATTTTTAATTATGTTTACAGCCAGCAAGACGTGTGATAGAATGCTTATAAATGTTTAAAGTGGAGGTCCTTAGTGATTCCTTTAAGGGATGAAAACCCCACTAGCACAACACCGCTCGTAGTCTATGGGCTAATCGCAGCCAACGTGCTAATATATCTCTACAACGGACCGCTCAGACCAGGGATTCACAATCCACTTGCGGGATTCGAGCTCGTCCCATACGAACTAACAACCGGACGTGATGTCGGTCCCGTGACGCCTATTACCCCTTGGCTCACAATCTTCACTTCAGCGTTTATGCATGCAAATTGGCTCCATATTGCCGGCAACATGCTTTATTTATGGATATTTGGCAACAACGTAGAGGATACATTTGGGCACTTTAGATTCTTGCTTTTTTACCTTTTATCTGGTGTTGGTGCGGCGCTCTTGCAGGTACTGGTTGCTCCATTTTCTACTATCCCAATGGTAGGAGCGAGCGGAGCAATTGCCGGAGTGCTAGGCGCATACTTGATTCTTTTTCCTCATGCAAGAATCATAACCTTAACGTTCTTCTTTTTCGTCCAACTGGTAGAGTATCCGGCATCCATAGTGCTTGGCCTTTGGATATTAATTCAAATCATCAGTCTCAGTGGAATGGATGCAGCCGCTGGAGGGGTAGCATATGCCGCCCACGTTGGCGGCTTCATTACCGGAGTTTTCATCACATATCTTCTAGGTGGGCGAAAGCTCCTTCGTAGGAGACGCGCAGTTGGATATTGGTATTATAGGCGACCATATTGGTAAAGACCGGCAAATTAGTCTTAAGCCGAAAAAAGCAACTGGGGGTACTGCCAAGTGCTTAAACGAAACTGGCTACTGCTTATTCTTATTATACCCGGCCTGCTGAGTGCTTTTGTCCTCGCAGACCGTCGGTACAAGCTAGAAATAGCAAACCGCAATGTTGAGCTTATTCTTGACTACCAAGAACTCCAAAATGTTGCTTTGTCGGAATCAACGGCACTTTCGGACGTCCTAAGCAGTTTCCGCCAAGCAGGCGTGACCGGCATAGCAATCACCGAGCAAACCCTGGAGGACCTGGCATCAACAGGCCAAATTCGTTTTAGAGCAACCCTTTATAATAATGAACCGTGTACCGAGGTTATCATCCCTGATTCCACGCTGGCAAAACGTGTTTGGGAGGCGCTGCTCAAACGCAACTATTTGCACATCCATTTTGCTAATAAGCCAACTTGCTTTGTTATCAAGGCAACCCCAGAAACGCTCAACACAATAGGCATAGGGCTACCTCCAGAAGCTGTAAATCTTATTAGGCAATGCGGCTTTGACGTTGTAGCCCGACTCCAAAACCACCCTGCGATAACCACAAAAGCAATAGATTCGGCAGCCAAGGAGCTGAGGCAAGATGGCATATCAAGGCTGATTTGTGCCGGCGACGAGGTGATTGGTTTCAGAGGACTCCTCTCCCATGCCGCAAAACAACTTGAGAAAAACAGCCTAATCTACGGGTCAATTGAGTTTGCCAAACAGAAGGGCGATACTATAATGTGCAGGGAGCTTGAGGGGAATTTCATCCGCGCCCACAGTATTCCCTACACTGAGATGGCTGGCATGGCTCCATCGGCAGCTATCGAGCGGTTTGCCCGCGCAGTAAAGGAACGCAACATACGACTTTGCTATATACGCTTAATAGAATCATCCGGCCAGTCGGATATAGATAAAAATGTACAATTCGTTAGTTCAATACGCAAAGCCATCGAAAAAGCCGGCTACAAAATCGGCACTGCCAGGCCCTTTGGAACATCCTCACAACCGATAATACTCCTCTTGCTAATGGCGCTCTCCATCGCCTCAGCTGGGATTATACTTCTCGACTCAATAGTCACTCTGCCGGGAATATTTAAATATGGAATCCTAATACTCGCCTTTGCTGCATTCGCCGGCTTAATAGCCTCAAGCGAACTTGGCAAACAACTAGTTGCTCTTAAAGCTGCTATCATATTCCCGACCCTAGGAGTCGTTGGCGTGATAGGCCCACGCTTTGCGTGTAAAACAAACGAAAAGTCGCCAGCATTAACAGCAACAAAACTATTCATTGGAACATCAATTTTTACACTCATTGGCGCCTTTCACATCGCCGGGATGCTTGGGAACCGGCTATATATGGTCAAAGTCGAACAGTTTATAGGCATCAAGCTAGCGCATATTGTCCCACTTTTTGTAGTAATCTTCGTCATGGCAGCAGGGTTGCCAATGATAAATGAACCTCTTGGGCGTGTTTGGGCAAAGGTTCGTGAGAATCTTCACTCAGTGATGGCACATCCGCTTTTTGTATGGCATGCGATAGCGGTTAGCTTTGCACTAATCATTCTTCTTATTGCACTCATGCGTACAGGAAACGATGCGGCAATTGGGGTATCAACAGTCGAACTCAAATTCCGAGCAATACTCGATAAAATCCTTTTCGTTCGCCCGCGAACAAAGGAGTTCCTAATCGGCCACCCCGCTATGTTCCTCGGCATTGCTCTTCTAGTGAGCAGGCGCCGTGCCTGGGGTCTACCACTAATCGCGCTTGGTACGCTCGGTCAGGTTTCTATGCTGAATACCTTCTGTCACATACACACCCCACTTGCGCTGTCGGCAATGCGCACCATTAATGGGCTGGTGCTCGGCTTTATACTTGGATTGGCCGCTTGGCTGATTTTCGGCAAGCGCAATACCGGGGTCTCACGTAAGTTAACCAGTGATAGCTAGAAAACGTATAATTATTTCAGGATACTACGGATTCTCCAACATGGGCGATGAGGCAGTTCTGTCTGCCATCGTCGCTGGCCTTAGGGAACACTCAAAAAAAGACATCGAGATTACCGTAATCTCGGGCGCTCCCAAAGAAACCCAGCTACAGCATGGCGTTCGGGCGCTGTCAAGGCGCTCCATCGCCGAGGTACTCGCCGCGATTCGGGAGAGCGACCTAGTAATAAGCGGCGGCGGCAGTCTCATCCAAGATGCTACAAGCTTTCGCTCGCTTTTATATTATCTATGGGTTATCATGCAGGCACAGCGGTTTCGCCGCAAAGTAATGATTCTCGGCCAAGGAATAGGCCCTCTAAGGCGAAAAATATCTTGCATACTCGCCCGCCGCGTGCTTGATAGAGTTGATATCATAGCAGTTCGCGATCCAGACTCGGCCAATCTGCTTAAAAAAATTGGGGTAGCAAGGCCACCAATTTACGTGACTGCTGACCCCGCGTTTCTTCTCAAAGCCGAACCAACGGAGCAATTCGAGGGAGATATTATAACCTTTGCCCTCCGCGAATGGCGTGAAGCGCCGTGGGTGGAACAATATGCAATCGAATCGCTAAAGCAGCTATCGAAAGAACTGCCAGCGAAAATATTTCTCATGGCAATGCACACACCAGGCGACCTGGAAATGGCTTCAAGAATTGGCAGGCAAGTCGGAGATTCCGTAATCGTTCAAAAAGAAAACCTAATGCCAGAGAAACTCTTGGGCATCATTTGCGCATCGAAAATGGTGGTGTCAATGCGGCTACATGCACTGATATTCGCCGCTGCTTCTGGCATTCCTATGCTCGGCATCACCTACGACCCAAAAGTCGAAAGCTTCCTAAAGTCTGTTGGTCAAGAAAATATGTCTCTTGAAGACTTGAAGTCTGGCAAACTTCCAAGAAGGGTATTAGATACATGGCACAAGCGCGATGTTCTTTCTGCACAATTAGCTGAAAAGGTGCCTGCAATCAAAGATGCTGCAAAAGAAAACATCCGCCTGGCGCTGGAGCTCTTGGAATAGCTCTTATATTGTATAGAACGGAGGAATCCTCAATGACAAAGCAAATGAAGCATTTTCTAGGTTTGCCAGCGATAATGCTTTTGGTTCTCACTGTTTTGCAGGGATGCGGTGGAGGACATAGGCCTAGGAGTGTGGTCAGCGGCACCGTTTCAGATATGAACCAAAATGTTATTGTAGATGCCGAGGTTTATTACGATGGAGCGCGCAAAACAAGGTCACTTGTCACCGGCGTCTACCGCCTAGAAAATGTGCCAAGCGGATGGCGTACTATTCGTGCAAGGACAACAATCAACGGTAAGACATGGATAGGTTGCACCGCGGCTGAAATTCTCAGAGACGAGCCGACTATGAATGTCAACATAATTATCGCACCTGTGTCAAACACAACATCCATTGAAGGTATTGTATTCGATGACACCAACCATAGAGTCGAGGGAGCAAGAGTATTCCTGCTGCTCCAACCCACAGGTGAGGGGCAAGTAGGCCCATATGGTTCTATAGTAGCGATTACCGACAGGAACGGGCATTACGTGCTTCAAGATGTGCCGACAGGCGTTCCTGCAGTAATTACCGCCTCGAAAGTTGGCTTTACAAATGACGAAGTAGAAATCGCAAATCTTACACCCTCAATTGATTTTATTAATTTTCACCTCATACGCTCGAACCTAAGAGAAGGACCGGAAGCCCCAAGATTGGACGCAATCGAAGCATACACCATGCCTGACTCTATTACACGAAGCGAAAACGCATTCGATGCAATTAGGGCGTTCACGTCTCCAAGATTCCGAGCGGCTCTTGCAAAGAAGAAGCCCACAAGGATTGTAAGATCAACACCGCCAGGGTCGCTCATCGAAATTGACCTATACTGGTCGGACCCTAACAATCCTTCGCGAGACATTGCTGGGTATGGCATCTATCGTGGGCAAAGCCCAACTGTCAGAGCAATTGATTTTGTGCGTGATCCATACGCAACTTTTTATGGCGACACCGGTGTGGAAATAACTCCTGGCTTAAAGTACTACTATGCCGTCGCGTCGGTGGATGTAGAATTCTTAGATGAATTCAATCAGCCTGATGAACGCGCAGTAAGCGAACTTAGCAATCTACTCGACGTTGTGCCTCTTGACCAGCTTCGTTCGA
This sequence is a window from Armatimonadota bacterium. Protein-coding genes within it:
- the amrB gene encoding AmmeMemoRadiSam system protein B, which translates into the protein MSVRHPAVAGMFYEAGQAALIKEVESCFLGPGGPGRLPDVKKEGARRIVGLVSPHAGFVYSGPVAAHAYLRLAEDGIPPNIVLIGPSHRPIMAPVAVADDEAWRTPLGNVPINTTIARNIVSEYPAAVLNSRAHRAEHSIEVQLPFLQYIASKTGQEVKIVPLIIGVSIYDPNASEFVHTLGKALVKILQGENVVVIASTDFSHYEPQQLAKRKDLAAIEQILALDADGLIKTVREMDISMCGVVPTAVTIETCKGLGATSCHQLAYRTSGDVTGDYLQVVGYASLEIGR
- a CDS encoding CvpA family protein codes for the protein MGNWIDLATIIMLALAVIIETKRGFGRAVFDLAAALVAVRIAYMVADPLSASIKVSANPATNQTIAFVAPFIVLSALLWFLGKLVYEATLISAEIFDPLLGGICGILIGITIDHVFVRTIVFAAGTKELPSLITDSALGREFLYFDTYHRIVQALYNFHRPDSAVVPEK
- a CDS encoding PEP-CTERM sorting domain-containing protein (PEP-CTERM proteins occur, often in large numbers, in the proteomes of bacteria that also encode an exosortase, a predicted intramembrane cysteine proteinase. The presence of a PEP-CTERM domain at a protein's C-terminus predicts cleavage within the sorting domain, followed by covalent anchoring to some some component of the (usually Gram-negative) cell surface. Many PEP-CTERM proteins exhibit an unusual sequence composition that includes large numbers of potential glycosylation sites. Expression of one such protein has been shown restore the ability of a bacterium to form floc, a type of biofilm.) translates to MKKILVALTVVAMALAIAPAYAWDLEVTDGFESGNLAAWNIGAWGTFSVGTAAQGYQVRTGYWSARQGNSTVDRIGRNFNNNSQQFWFKEGQAEAWVYDDMTFSPNDDMRLGVVTTKCTSWTATNSPAGYITGAITNTSTGWGSTDYYCLMWSYTYAKLDGVTVPTFAGTTWTVGSAAPRSLGWHRWRITWSFDYDAGVGTIKWYVDSTLAPKMTMTMNNTCARWANTSTPATLILGNWSAVAHGYNYVDDVVWRGTWNMVPEPTSLLALGAGLFGLAGFIRRRR
- the sigH gene encoding RNA polymerase sporulation sigma factor SigH, which encodes MEYDQDLVPQRHAQYEGMSDAGVVERAQAGEEQAAEYLLYKYRNLVRNKVRSYFLVGAEKEDLLQVGMIGLWQAVVDYRADKAISFPAFARICIQRHIITAIKTATRQKQIPLNTSLSLESPPDESSSEWTLSDILTSENVVDPEEVVLRQEDSNQLQERLQQMLSDFEWRVLSGYRVGKSYREIASELQCKTKSVDNALARIKRKVSNTPLDMLVG
- the lepB gene encoding signal peptidase I, which translates into the protein MKKKYSRVLRELCETIVMTAVVFAFLVTFIVQGFKVCGRCMEPHLRSGERLLGNKFIYRFEKPVRGDIIVFRFPADPRKIFIKRIIALPGEIIEIRSGKVFINNKEIKEPYLSCNAHGDFPPQKVPEGCVFVLGDNRDESNDSRFWGDLPIKNIQAKAWLRYWPLSRLHVFK
- a CDS encoding deoxyguanosinetriphosphate triphosphohydrolase, whose product is MLNTPFIRLQQEELERQILSPFATLSAESKGRAKPEEKCPIRTDFQRDRDRIIHSKAFRRLKHKTQVFIDPEEDHYRTRLTHTLEVSQIARTISRGLRLNEDLTEAIALGHDLGHTPFGHAGEEALDEVYREFVPNARFRHNEQSLRVIDIIEKDGCGLNLTAEVREGIVQHSKGSEDVDLNRQGNGTLEGQVVRIADRIAYINHDIDDAIRAGILRETDLPKDCTKVLGRQPSERIAIMVIDLVENSTGKPELGMSDEVLAAANKLKDFLFERVYYVDTPVLRELKKAQKILKELFYFYMEHPELLPTWYNAKLQDIPGRARAVCDFIAGMTDRYAEQKYEEYFMPHSNIFSTK
- a CDS encoding rhomboid family intramembrane serine protease; the encoded protein is MIPLRDENPTSTTPLVVYGLIAANVLIYLYNGPLRPGIHNPLAGFELVPYELTTGRDVGPVTPITPWLTIFTSAFMHANWLHIAGNMLYLWIFGNNVEDTFGHFRFLLFYLLSGVGAALLQVLVAPFSTIPMVGASGAIAGVLGAYLILFPHARIITLTFFFFVQLVEYPASIVLGLWILIQIISLSGMDAAAGGVAYAAHVGGFITGVFITYLLGGRKLLRRRRAVGYWYYRRPYW
- a CDS encoding DUF5693 family protein; translated protein: MLKRNWLLLILIIPGLLSAFVLADRRYKLEIANRNVELILDYQELQNVALSESTALSDVLSSFRQAGVTGIAITEQTLEDLASTGQIRFRATLYNNEPCTEVIIPDSTLAKRVWEALLKRNYLHIHFANKPTCFVIKATPETLNTIGIGLPPEAVNLIRQCGFDVVARLQNHPAITTKAIDSAAKELRQDGISRLICAGDEVIGFRGLLSHAAKQLEKNSLIYGSIEFAKQKGDTIMCRELEGNFIRAHSIPYTEMAGMAPSAAIERFARAVKERNIRLCYIRLIESSGQSDIDKNVQFVSSIRKAIEKAGYKIGTARPFGTSSQPIILLLLMALSIASAGIILLDSIVTLPGIFKYGILILAFAAFAGLIASSELGKQLVALKAAIIFPTLGVVGVIGPRFACKTNEKSPALTATKLFIGTSIFTLIGAFHIAGMLGNRLYMVKVEQFIGIKLAHIVPLFVVIFVMAAGLPMINEPLGRVWAKVRENLHSVMAHPLFVWHAIAVSFALIILLIALMRTGNDAAIGVSTVELKFRAILDKILFVRPRTKEFLIGHPAMFLGIALLVSRRRAWGLPLIALGTLGQVSMLNTFCHIHTPLALSAMRTINGLVLGFILGLAAWLIFGKRNTGVSRKLTSDS
- the csaB gene encoding polysaccharide pyruvyl transferase CsaB, which produces MIARKRIIISGYYGFSNMGDEAVLSAIVAGLREHSKKDIEITVISGAPKETQLQHGVRALSRRSIAEVLAAIRESDLVISGGGSLIQDATSFRSLLYYLWVIMQAQRFRRKVMILGQGIGPLRRKISCILARRVLDRVDIIAVRDPDSANLLKKIGVARPPIYVTADPAFLLKAEPTEQFEGDIITFALREWREAPWVEQYAIESLKQLSKELPAKIFLMAMHTPGDLEMASRIGRQVGDSVIVQKENLMPEKLLGIICASKMVVSMRLHALIFAAASGIPMLGITYDPKVESFLKSVGQENMSLEDLKSGKLPRRVLDTWHKRDVLSAQLAEKVPAIKDAAKENIRLALELLE
- a CDS encoding carboxypeptidase-like regulatory domain-containing protein; the protein is MTKQMKHFLGLPAIMLLVLTVLQGCGGGHRPRSVVSGTVSDMNQNVIVDAEVYYDGARKTRSLVTGVYRLENVPSGWRTIRARTTINGKTWIGCTAAEILRDEPTMNVNIIIAPVSNTTSIEGIVFDDTNHRVEGARVFLLLQPTGEGQVGPYGSIVAITDRNGHYVLQDVPTGVPAVITASKVGFTNDEVEIANLTPSIDFINFHLIRSNLREGPEAPRLDAIEAYTMPDSITRSENAFDAIRAFTSPRFRAALAKKKPTRIVRSTPPGSLIEIDLYWSDPNNPSRDIAGYGIYRGQSPTVRAIDFVRDPYATFYGDTGVEITPGLKYYYAVASVDVEFLDEFNQPDERAVSELSNLLDVVPLDQLRSISPAHSATISSPPVFKWQALDRADKYSVYIYDRFPTLPLDPDVDYGTDPAVLVGTFPIWHRTVSAPATSMIGPALGPGKYYWVVLAQDNSGTAFSYGDLRPFIVR